The following coding sequences are from one Verrucosispora sp. WMMD573 window:
- a CDS encoding DUF4191 domain-containing protein — translation MAKPQEKVSFGQRLKQIGLVFRFTAKQDKWFAPLATGAVLIPLALTVVAVALWGWLWLPLGILLALLCLLIVLNLRSNRAMMNAAEGQPGAAAQIMENMRGDWRVSPAVSSTTQMDMVHLVIGRPGVILLAEGNPQRVRGLLGQEKRRLAKVIGNAPLYDYVIGQEEGELPIRKLRMTLMRLPRNLSGKDVNSLDKRLKALTSRPQMPKGAIPKNLRPPRGASRQMRGR, via the coding sequence ATGGCAAAGCCCCAGGAGAAGGTCTCGTTCGGCCAGCGGCTGAAGCAGATCGGGTTGGTGTTCCGGTTCACCGCCAAGCAGGACAAGTGGTTCGCCCCCTTGGCCACCGGTGCGGTGCTGATCCCGCTTGCGCTGACCGTGGTCGCGGTCGCGCTCTGGGGCTGGCTGTGGTTGCCGCTGGGCATTCTGCTCGCCCTGCTCTGCCTGCTGATCGTGCTCAACCTCCGGTCGAACCGGGCGATGATGAACGCGGCCGAGGGGCAGCCGGGCGCCGCCGCGCAGATCATGGAGAACATGCGCGGTGACTGGCGGGTCTCCCCGGCGGTCAGCTCGACCACCCAGATGGACATGGTGCACCTGGTCATCGGGCGGCCCGGCGTGATCCTGCTGGCGGAGGGCAACCCGCAGCGGGTGCGCGGCCTGCTCGGCCAGGAGAAGCGTCGGCTGGCCAAGGTGATCGGCAACGCCCCGCTCTACGACTACGTCATCGGGCAGGAGGAAGGCGAGCTGCCGATCCGCAAGCTGCGGATGACGCTGATGCGGCTGCCCCGCAACCTCAGCGGCAAGGACGTCAACTCGCTGGACAAGCGCCTCAAGGCGCTCACCTCCCGGCCCCAGATGCCCAAGGGCGCCATCCCCAAGAACCTCCGCCCGCCGCGCGGCGCGTCCCGCCAGATGCGCGGCCGCTGA
- a CDS encoding RDD family protein produces MPPPAADPAFVPADLGRRFGALVIDWILCLLASGLFASPTRDAWAPVLVLILLYGVFLGLFAQTPGMYLTRIRCVDWTDGGRIGLLRALLRGVLLALVVPALLMDQHRRGLHDRLTGSVVTPAPR; encoded by the coding sequence TTGCCACCCCCCGCCGCGGATCCCGCCTTCGTCCCGGCCGACCTGGGCCGCCGGTTCGGGGCGCTGGTCATCGACTGGATTCTCTGCCTGCTCGCGTCGGGCCTGTTCGCCAGCCCCACGAGGGACGCCTGGGCGCCCGTGCTGGTGCTGATCCTGCTGTACGGCGTCTTCCTGGGCCTGTTCGCCCAGACCCCCGGCATGTACCTGACCCGGATCCGGTGCGTCGACTGGACCGACGGCGGCCGGATCGGTCTGCTCCGGGCGCTGCTGCGGGGTGTGCTGCTGGCCCTGGTCGTGCCGGCCCTGCTGATGGACCAGCACCGGCGTGGCCTGCACGACCGCCTCACCGGCTCGGTCGTCACCCCCGCACCGCGCTGA
- the glnA gene encoding type I glutamate--ammonia ligase: MFANPEELLRYLKNEDVKFVDVRFCDLPGVMQHFNLPVESVDDDFFTNGLAFDGSSIRGFQAIHESDMLLLPDVATAFIDPFRAQKTLALNFFIHDPFTREAYSRDPRNVAKKAEAFLAASGIADTAYFGPEAEFYIFDSIRHETSANQAYYYIDSIEGAWNTGREEEGGNRGYKTAYKGGYFPVPPVDHYADLRDQIVRRLIDTGFTVERSHHEVGTAGQAEINYKFSTLLHAGDQLQLFKYIVKNTAWAAGKTATFMPKPLFGDNGSGMHTHQSLWLGGEPLFYDETGYAGLSDTARWYIGGLLHHAPSLLAFTNPTVNSYRRLVPGFEAPVNLVYSQRNRSACTRIPVTGSNPKAKRVEFRVPDPSANVYLAFSAMLMAGLDGIKSKIEPPAPIDKDLYDLPPEEWGDVKQVPGSLPAVLDSLEADHDYLLDGGVFTPDLISTWIDWKRANEVDPVRLRPTPHEFAMYFDC, translated from the coding sequence GTGTTCGCCAATCCCGAGGAACTCCTGCGTTACCTCAAGAACGAGGACGTGAAGTTCGTCGACGTTCGTTTCTGTGACCTGCCCGGCGTCATGCAGCACTTCAACCTGCCGGTGGAGTCCGTCGACGACGACTTCTTCACCAACGGTCTCGCTTTCGACGGGTCGTCGATCCGCGGCTTCCAGGCGATCCACGAGTCGGACATGCTCCTGCTCCCGGACGTCGCCACCGCCTTCATCGACCCGTTCCGCGCGCAGAAGACCCTCGCGCTGAACTTCTTCATCCACGACCCGTTCACCCGCGAGGCGTACTCGCGTGACCCGCGTAACGTGGCGAAGAAGGCCGAGGCCTTCCTGGCCGCCAGCGGCATCGCCGACACCGCCTACTTCGGCCCGGAGGCGGAGTTCTACATCTTCGACTCCATCCGCCACGAGACCTCCGCGAACCAGGCCTACTACTACATCGACTCGATCGAGGGCGCCTGGAACACCGGCCGTGAGGAGGAGGGCGGCAACCGCGGCTACAAGACCGCGTACAAGGGTGGTTACTTCCCGGTGCCGCCGGTCGACCACTACGCCGACCTGCGTGACCAGATCGTCCGCCGACTGATCGACACCGGATTCACCGTGGAGCGCTCGCACCACGAGGTCGGCACCGCCGGCCAGGCGGAGATCAACTACAAGTTCTCCACCCTGCTGCACGCCGGTGACCAGCTCCAGCTCTTCAAGTACATCGTGAAGAACACCGCCTGGGCAGCCGGCAAGACCGCCACCTTCATGCCCAAGCCGCTCTTCGGCGACAACGGCTCCGGCATGCACACCCACCAGAGCCTCTGGCTGGGCGGCGAGCCGCTCTTCTACGACGAGACCGGCTACGCCGGCCTGTCCGACACCGCCCGCTGGTACATCGGCGGTCTGCTGCACCACGCGCCGTCGCTGCTGGCCTTCACCAACCCGACGGTCAACTCGTACCGTCGCCTGGTCCCGGGCTTCGAGGCGCCGGTCAACCTGGTCTACTCGCAGCGCAACCGCTCCGCCTGTACCCGCATCCCGGTCACCGGCAGCAACCCGAAGGCCAAGCGGGTCGAGTTCCGGGTGCCGGACCCGTCGGCCAACGTCTACCTCGCCTTCTCGGCGATGCTGATGGCCGGCCTGGACGGCATCAAGAGCAAGATCGAGCCGCCAGCGCCGATCGACAAGGACCTCTACGACCTCCCGCCGGAGGAGTGGGGCGACGTCAAGCAGGTGCCGGGCTCCCTGCCGGCCGTGCTCGACTCGCTGGAGGCCGACCACGACTACCTGCTCGACGGTGGCGTCTTCACCCCAGACCTGATCTCCACCTGGATCGACTGGAAGCGGGCCAACGAGGTCGACCCGGTGCGTCTGCGCCCGACCCCGCACGAGTTCGCGATGTACTTCGACTGCTGA
- a CDS encoding PadR family transcriptional regulator: MDTPLREPTFLILTALAREPMHGYAIIGEVAALSDGRLSLRPGTLYGALDRLTDAGLVELDREETVDGRLRRYYRLSPTGDATLAVETERLRRNVEAATARLRARAVRPLAPRTAGGMA; the protein is encoded by the coding sequence GTGGACACTCCGCTACGCGAACCCACCTTCCTCATCCTGACCGCGCTCGCCCGCGAGCCGATGCACGGCTACGCGATCATCGGCGAGGTCGCGGCCCTCTCCGACGGGCGGCTCTCGCTACGCCCCGGCACCCTCTACGGCGCGCTGGACCGGCTCACCGATGCCGGCCTGGTCGAACTGGACCGGGAGGAGACCGTCGACGGGCGGTTACGCCGCTACTACCGCCTCTCCCCCACCGGTGACGCCACGCTGGCCGTCGAGACCGAACGGCTACGGCGCAACGTCGAGGCGGCCACCGCCAGGCTGCGCGCCCGTGCGGTGCGCCCGCTCGCACCGCGTACCGCCGGAGGTATGGCATGA
- the mptB gene encoding polyprenol phosphomannose-dependent alpha 1,6 mannosyltransferase MptB produces the protein MGTRDRVARYVGLVGALLLAVVGYLGGALPDATTAPDGGPLTVALWLLGTIAMVGAWWALRDGAPSTRWAYVTAGWWTLPLLVTAPLGSRDVYSYACQGWIYAGGGDPYATGVAAAGCPWVEAVAPVWRDTPAPYGPVFVLLAALAVVLGGGLLGGGLLGTVLLLRLLALAGVLAAAACLPGLARAAGVPPRRATWLLLACPLVGVHLVAGAHNDAVMLGLLLPALLLLFARPGRLGSLRSVGVLLVAGVLIGLAVSVKATAVVVLPFAALAAVRGRPVVRTLLRDGGLLTIGAVGGLLVPSLLTGLGLGWLGGLGRSGDTVQWTSPPTAIGMLVDYVGELFGHHPDAVPLTRVAALLLLAALLPLLWLRTLSTLHPPPPPGSDGLIMKLLPLVSAYRGNNLMISPAGGWVGGWAGGWGGGWGGVGLGGAGVGLVATVVLAPVFHPWYATWPLAVLAVVATRTAWFVAPCALASFLALPDGTNVARLTKAPGAIVMTTLVLAALLWSLSRRRPRRSTPP, from the coding sequence GTGGGCACGCGGGACCGGGTCGCCCGGTACGTCGGGCTGGTGGGGGCGCTGCTGCTGGCGGTCGTCGGGTACCTCGGCGGCGCGTTGCCCGATGCCACCACCGCCCCCGACGGCGGTCCGCTGACCGTCGCGTTGTGGCTGCTCGGCACGATCGCCATGGTGGGCGCCTGGTGGGCACTGCGCGACGGTGCCCCGTCGACCAGGTGGGCGTACGTCACCGCTGGGTGGTGGACGTTGCCGTTGCTGGTCACCGCCCCGCTGGGCAGCCGGGACGTCTACTCGTACGCCTGCCAGGGCTGGATCTACGCCGGCGGTGGTGATCCGTACGCCACCGGGGTGGCCGCGGCCGGCTGCCCCTGGGTCGAGGCGGTCGCGCCGGTCTGGCGGGACACCCCGGCCCCGTACGGGCCGGTCTTCGTGTTGCTAGCCGCGCTGGCCGTGGTGCTCGGCGGTGGGCTGCTCGGTGGTGGGCTGCTCGGCACGGTGCTGCTGCTGCGGCTGCTGGCGCTCGCGGGCGTACTGGCGGCGGCGGCCTGCCTGCCCGGCCTGGCCCGGGCAGCCGGCGTGCCGCCTCGGCGGGCGACCTGGCTGCTGCTGGCCTGCCCGCTGGTCGGCGTGCACCTGGTGGCCGGGGCGCACAACGACGCGGTGATGCTCGGCCTGCTCCTGCCGGCCCTGCTGCTGCTGTTCGCCCGTCCGGGCCGGCTCGGATCGTTGCGTTCGGTCGGTGTGCTGCTGGTGGCCGGGGTGCTGATCGGACTGGCGGTGTCGGTGAAGGCGACCGCCGTGGTGGTGCTGCCGTTCGCGGCGTTGGCCGCCGTGCGGGGCCGGCCCGTCGTGCGCACGCTGCTGCGCGACGGTGGCCTGCTGACCATCGGTGCCGTCGGCGGGCTGCTGGTCCCCTCGCTGCTGACCGGTCTCGGGCTCGGCTGGCTCGGTGGGCTGGGCCGCAGCGGCGACACCGTGCAGTGGACCTCGCCGCCGACCGCCATCGGCATGCTCGTCGACTACGTCGGCGAACTTTTCGGCCACCACCCCGACGCCGTCCCGCTGACCCGCGTAGCCGCCCTGCTCCTCCTGGCAGCCCTGCTCCCCCTCCTCTGGCTCCGCACCCTCTCCACCCTCCACCCCCCACCTCCACCCGGCTCCGATGGGTTGATCATGAAGTTGTTGCCCTTGGTAAGCGCTTACCGGGGCAATAACCTCATGATCAGCCCGGCTGGGGGTTGGGTGGGGGGTTGGGCGGGGGGTTGGGGTGGGGGTTGGGGTGGGGTGGGGTTGGGGGGTGCGGGGGTGGGGTTGGTGGCCACTGTGGTGCTCGCACCGGTGTTTCATCCCTGGTACGCGACCTGGCCGCTGGCGGTGCTCGCGGTGGTGGCGACCCGGACCGCCTGGTTCGTGGCGCCGTGTGCGTTGGCGTCGTTCCTCGCCCTGCCGGACGGCACCAACGTGGCCCGGCTGACCAAGGCCCCGGGTGCGATTGTGATGACGACACTGGTCCTAGCCGCGCTCCTCTGGTCCCTCTCCCGCCGCCGACCCCGGCGATCGACCCCACCCTGA
- the mptB gene encoding polyprenol phosphomannose-dependent alpha 1,6 mannosyltransferase MptB, giving the protein MPHHLVRWTGLAGSIMLAVAAFLGGALPDGDLRPNPVKIWLGPNGPLIIGLWLVGTAAMAVAWWTLRDRVPSARWALVTAGLWALPFLLTPPLGSRDAYAYACQGASYAGGISPYEYGVSTLPCPWLDTMSYIWRDTPAPYGPLFVVLSGAVVAATGSLIGSIALFRVLAVAGVVLTAACLPVLARRCGVPVGRTLWLALASPLVGVHLISGVHNDALMVGLLVAGLAVVVSRPGRPWPLLAGGVVLGLAAGIKVTALVVVPFAALAAITGGYSLRALLRHGTPVVGGTVATLFGTTLAAGLDLGWITGLSHGNEVVAWTSPPTAVGQTVGYLVLPFGLHIDTLPVTRGIAVLVLAALLVWLWFRARHREPLWHAALALTATVALAPLFHPWYWFWPLALLAATARRTWWFSAVTVYAAFLVLADGTGLPRYTKTVGAPLMTLFVIVVALRLVRSAKEARAAARQPVPAD; this is encoded by the coding sequence GTGCCCCATCACCTCGTGCGCTGGACCGGACTGGCCGGATCGATCATGCTCGCCGTGGCGGCGTTCCTCGGCGGCGCCCTGCCCGACGGCGATCTGCGACCCAACCCGGTCAAGATCTGGCTGGGGCCGAACGGGCCGCTGATCATCGGGCTGTGGCTGGTCGGCACCGCGGCCATGGCGGTGGCCTGGTGGACGCTGCGGGACCGGGTGCCGTCGGCCCGGTGGGCGTTGGTCACCGCCGGGCTGTGGGCGCTGCCGTTCCTGCTCACCCCGCCGCTGGGCAGCCGGGACGCCTACGCGTACGCCTGCCAGGGGGCAAGCTACGCGGGCGGCATCAGCCCGTACGAGTACGGCGTCTCGACGCTGCCCTGCCCGTGGCTGGACACCATGTCGTACATCTGGCGGGACACCCCGGCGCCGTACGGGCCGCTGTTCGTGGTGCTCTCCGGTGCGGTGGTCGCGGCGACGGGTTCTCTGATCGGCAGCATCGCGCTGTTCCGGGTGCTCGCGGTGGCCGGCGTGGTGCTGACGGCGGCCTGCCTGCCGGTGCTGGCCCGCCGCTGTGGCGTGCCGGTCGGCCGGACCCTCTGGCTCGCCCTGGCCAGCCCGCTGGTCGGGGTGCACCTGATCTCCGGCGTACACAACGACGCACTGATGGTCGGGCTGTTGGTGGCCGGTCTGGCCGTGGTGGTCAGTCGCCCCGGACGGCCCTGGCCGCTGCTGGCCGGCGGCGTCGTCCTCGGCCTGGCCGCCGGCATCAAGGTCACCGCGCTGGTGGTGGTGCCGTTCGCGGCGCTCGCCGCGATCACCGGCGGCTACTCGCTGCGCGCGCTGCTGCGCCACGGTACGCCGGTGGTCGGCGGTACCGTGGCCACGCTGTTCGGGACGACCCTCGCCGCCGGGCTCGACCTCGGCTGGATCACCGGGCTGTCGCACGGCAACGAGGTGGTCGCCTGGACATCGCCGCCGACCGCCGTCGGGCAGACCGTCGGCTACCTGGTGCTGCCGTTCGGCCTGCACATCGACACGCTGCCGGTGACCCGGGGCATCGCGGTGCTGGTGCTGGCGGCGTTGCTGGTGTGGCTGTGGTTCCGGGCCCGGCACCGGGAACCGCTCTGGCACGCCGCGCTGGCGTTGACCGCGACGGTCGCGCTCGCCCCGCTGTTCCACCCCTGGTACTGGTTCTGGCCGCTGGCGCTGCTCGCCGCCACCGCGCGGCGCACCTGGTGGTTCAGCGCGGTGACCGTCTACGCCGCGTTTCTGGTGCTGGCCGACGGCACCGGCCTGCCCCGCTACACCAAGACGGTTGGTGCGCCGCTGATGACGCTGTTCGTGATCGTGGTGGCGCTCCGGTTGGTACGGTCGGCGAAGGAGGCCCGGGCGGCGGCCCGTCAACCGGTGCCTGCCGATTAG